Proteins co-encoded in one Nothobranchius furzeri strain GRZ-AD chromosome 4, NfurGRZ-RIMD1, whole genome shotgun sequence genomic window:
- the prickle1a gene encoding prickle-like protein 1a, with protein sequence MSAAGPATGFQRHQRDFVMEQKVSKLTSGFQRSSTSDDDSGCVLEEYAWVPPGLRPEQVQLYFSCLPEEKIPYVNSPGEKFRIKQLLYQLPPHDNEIHYCQALSEEEKKELRMFSVQRKKEALGRGTVKLLPRNLLNSICEHCGESISSGEMAVFASRAGPELCWHPACFACSTCRELLVDLIYFFHDGKIHCGRHHAELLKPRCSACDEIIFADECTEAEGRHWHMKHFSCFECETVLGGQRYIMKEGRPYCCGCFESLYAEYCEACGEHIGVDHAQMTYDGLHWHATEGCFSCVQCKSSLIGCPFLPYQGGIYCSKACTLGEDVHASDSSDSAFQSARSRESRSSVRLGKSSRSADQCRQSLLFSPSVNYKFPGVSGNVEDTLTNKITHMNFSDEHLWRGRGEETEPPEDQEEDWAQHEDYMTQLILKFGEHGVFQQNKDCRPTDFWIAEKDANSKQESPKIDSGGKARSGVLLNTKYQADMYWTQSQDGLGDSAYGSHPGPASSRKIQELELDHSAGGGLHGEEPQWYTGSLECITDEFKKTAQSGRDSMESVALSNITGASVCGDYRPQVYSLQSPHEFETEDCEKTSNMGTLNSSMLHRSANSLKSLEEEEETVSGEEKLPLQDRPKPHVPALRRARSHSRPQQVKFSDDVMDNGHYGDLPLRQPPMSERTRRRVYHFEEHSQNHQSGHHNHQHRRRRNRKSRSDNALNLLPKEKAQTCYKVDHRGNALGPKGHQLFHGQPSSAGMSDYRQHNPARGTFLGLYGDEDDWCSTCSSSSSDSEEEGFFLGQPIPQPRPHRRYYTDDLTRPVVGMSSPPFDQWTKSKKKKGHKGKNCIIS encoded by the exons ATGAGTGCAGCAGGGCCAGCAACTGGCTTCCAGCGTCACCAACGGGACTTCGTGATGGAGCAGAAGGTCAGCAAGCTAACCTCTGGCTTTCAGCGCAGCTCCACATCGGATGATGACTCAGGCTGCGTGCTGGAAGAGTACGCCTGGGTACCGCCCGGCCTACGACCTGAACAG GTCCAGCTGTATTTCTCTTGCCTGCCTGAGGAGAAGATCCCTTATGTCAACAGTCCAGGAGAGAAGTTCAGAATCAAGCAGCTCCTCTACCAACTGCCGCCACATGACAACGAG atTCATTACTGCCAGGCACTCTCTGAGGAAGAGAAGAAAGAGCTACGCATGTTTAGTGTGCAGAGGAAGAAGGAAGCGTTGGGCCGAGGCACTGTGAAACTGCTGCCCCGAAATCTTCTGAACAGCATTTGTGAACAT TGTGGTGAAAGCATCAGCAGTGGAGAAATGGCAGTGTTTGCCTCAAGAGCGGGTCCTGAGTTGTGTTGGCACCCGGCCTGCTTTGCTTGCTCCACGTGCCGCGAGTTGCTGGTGGATTTGATCTACTTCTTCCACGATGGAAAAATCCACTGCGGACGGCACCATGCTGAGCTACTCAAACCACGCTGCTCGGCCTGTGATGAG ATCATCTTTGCTGATGAGTGCACTGAGGCAGAGGGTCGTCATTGGCATATGAAGCACTTCTCCTGTTTTGAATGCGAGACAGTCCTTGGAGGGCAGCGGTATATCATGAAGGAGGGCAGACCATACTGCTGTGGCTGCTTCGAGTCTCTCTATGCAGAATATTGTGAAGCCTGTGGAGAACACATTG GTGTTGATCATGCTCAGATGACCTACGATGGGCTACACTGGCATGCCACTGAGGGCTGTTTCAGCTGTGTTCAGTGCAAGAGTTCTCTGATTGGTTGCCCCTTCCTGCCTTACCAGGGTGGTATTTACTGCTCGAAGGCCTGCACTCTAGGGGAGGACGTGCATGCCTCTGATTCTTCCGACTCGGCTTTCCAGTCGGCGCGCTCGCGGGAGTCCCGCAGCAGCGTGCGCTTAGGGAAGAGCAGTCGCTCAGCCGACCAGTGTAGACAGTCGCTGCTCTTCTCGCCGTCTGTCAACTATAAGTTCCCTGGTGTGAGTGGAAATGTAGAGGACACACTGACTAACAAGATCACCCACATGAACTTTTCAGATGAGCATTTATGGAGGGGTCGTGGAGAAGAGACTGAGCCGCCTGAGGACCAAGAGGAGGATTGGGCTCAACATGAAGACTATATGACTCAGCTGATATTAAAGTTTGGTGAACACGGGGTGTTTCAGCAAAACAAGGACTGTAGACCCACGGATTTCTGGATAGCTGAAAAAGATGCCAACTCAAAGCAGGAGTCACCAAAAATTGACAGTGGTGGAAAAGCAAGGAGTGGGGTCTTGCTTAATACAAAGTACCAAGCTGACATGTACTGGACGCAGTCCCAGGATGGATTAGGGGACTCTGCTTATGGTAGCCATCCAGGTCCAGCAAGCAGCAGAAAAATACAGGAGCTGGAGCTGGATCACAGTGCTGGAGGAGGTCTCCATGGAGAGGAACCACAATGGTACACTGGCTCCTTGGAGTGCATCACAGACGAATTCAAGAAAACAGCTCAAAGCGGCCGTGACTCCATGGAGTCAGTTGCTCTCTCCAACATTACTG GAGCCTCGGTGTGTGGTGATTATAGACCTCAAGTATATTCTCTTCAAAGCCCCCATGAATTTGAGACAGAAGACTGTGAGAAAACCAGTAATATGGGAACCCTCAACTCCTCAATGTTGCATAGAAGTGCAAACTCCCTAAAAAGtcttgaggaggaggaggaaactgTTTCGGGAGAAGAGAAGTTACCTTTACAGGACAGACCCAAACCACACGTCCCTGCCTTGAGAAGAGCACGCTCACATTCTAGGCCGCAGCAAGTCAAATTCTCTGACGATGTGATGGACAATGGACATTATGGTGATCTTCCCTTGCGTCAACCCCCTATGAGTGAACGGACTCGCAGGAGAGTGTACCACTTTGAGGAACACAGCCAGAACCATCAGTCTGGTCACCATAATCACCAACACAGGAGACGTCGAAATCGCAAATCTCGCTCCGACAATGCTCTTAATCTCCTGCCCAAGGAGAAAGCACAAACGTGCTACAAAGTGGACCATAGAGGTAATGCCCTTGGACCAAAGGGACATCAACTCTTTCATGGACAACCCAGTTCTGCTGGCATGTCGGACTACAGACAACACAACCCAGCTAGGGGGACGTTCTTGGGACtatatggtgatgaagatgactgGTGCTCCACatgttcttcctcttcctctgatTCTGAAGAAGAGGGCTTTTTTCTGGGTCAGCCCATACCTCAGCCCAGGCCTCACAGACGTTACTACACTGATGACTTGACCCGACCTGTAGTGGGCATGTCTTCTCCTCCTTTTGACCAATGGACAAAGTCCAAAAAGAAAAAGGGCCACAAAGGGAAAAACTGTATAATTTCGTAG